The genomic DNA ACGAAAGAATTAACCGCCCTATTGGCCGAATGGTCCCAGGCATGCCGGGTTTCCGGCCAGTTCAATGCGTCTACCCAAAGGATCCCCGACAAGATGATCAAAGACGCCAGAGAGCACGGTTATTGGTAGGATTTTTAAAATGACTTGTTTTTATCCTGGTTTTAGATTACAATTTATTTTTGCTCTGCAAAATATCATTTAAACAAAGACCATGATGGATATACTTCAAAAAATAAAGGAAGAGTCAATAAAACCGCAAAAGACCGATCCCAATAAACCCCGCTTCGCCCTTATTGTACCGCCGTCTTGTTTTACCGTGCCCGAGGGATGGGAATTTGTTTTGAAGCAGCCCTTTGAAGGGGTTTCGTATATAGCTACCGTGCTGTTCAATGCCGGTTTTCCGGTCCGGATCATTGACGCGCGTTTTCAGGATGATCCGGTAAAATTCGCGGTCGATTCGGTCAAAGACGCGGCAGTGGTCGGTATGGCTACGTATGAGGATTCTTTCCCCTTTGTCCATGAAGCATGCGCGAAGATCAAACAAAAATACCCGGAGAAATTGATCGTTTTAGGCGGCGCTTTGGTGACTTCCACTCCGCAGGTACTTATAAAAAATACCGCCGCTGATATCGGCGTGCTCGGCGAAGGCGAAGAGACTACCCGGGAGCTCCTGGATGCCATCGCCGAAGGCAAACCGGAGGATTTTGAAAAGATCGCCGGATTATGCTATAAGGACAATTCCGGCGGCATTCATTTTACCGAAAAACGCCCGCAGATGGCCGACCTGGAATCACTGCCGTTAATGAACCTCTCTTTATGGCCGGCGGTGCAGAAAGACAAAAAGGTCAAGGAGATATTCTTCTCCCATAGCCGCGGATGTTACAAGAATTGTTCATTCTGTTTCCGGACCACCCCGCAGCTCAGCCAAAAGTCGATCGGGAAATTCCAGGATGAGCTCAGGGAACTGAAAAAACAATATGATTTCGAATTCATTTATTTCGTGGACCTGACTTTCGCCATCCAGAAACAACGGACACTTGAGATATGCGAAGTTTTAAAAGAGTTCAAAGTCAGTTGGTCGTGCATGTCCAGGGTCCAGAATATAGACGAAGAAATGCTAAAGGCGATGAAAGCCGCCGGCTGTCAGATAATCCTCTACGGCTTCGAATCACTGGACCAAAATATCCTGGATAACGCTCATAAAGGCATCACCCCTGCGCAGATACGCAGGATGGTAAAATTAACCCAGGACAACGGGATACAGGTAGGAGGACTGTTCATTGTGGGCCTGCCCCAGGAAACCAAAGAATCCCTGAGAAAAGTCGTTGATTTTATCGATGAGACCGGGAGCGCGTGCCGGGTGAAATATTTATCCGCTATCCCGGGCACTGAAATTTACCGTTGGGCGCTCGCAACCGGGATAATCAAAGATGAGGTAAGCCATTTGCGCTGGCTGGCAAATGAAAGATGCGATAAAGACGACGAATTTATAAATTTCACGCGGCTGCCGGATGAAGTCATACGCGACACCTATATGGAAATAAATTCAAAATATATCAAAGGCCCGCGCTACACTAATGAATGGTTTTAAGGCCATCACCGGGAAGGAGTCTTTGCTTTGAAGAAAACCAGCCTTTCAGCCGTTGAAGAATCGATTAAAGGCGCATCGTCTTCGCCATTGACTGCCGATCCTAAAAAACCGCGGTTCATAATCATTGTCCCGCCTTCGCCGCAAATACCCACACCGGGGCGGGAATTCCTGCTGCGCACGCCCATTGAAGGCGTTACCTTTATCGCCACTGTGGCCAAGAACGCCGGTTTCGGCGTTGAGATCGTGGATTACCGCACCACGCCGGTCCCGCCTGAAGAATTGATCGCGAAAAGCGGCGATCACGCTATTTTTGCGCTAACCACCTTTATCGACGGTTATGTTTTTATGGAAGATTTTATCCGCAGGGTAAAAAAAATTGATCCCGGCAACATCGTCATATTGGGAGGCCCGTTTGTTTCCTCTACCCCGGAATTACTGATGCGCGCTTTGCCGGCGGATTTCGCGGTACTGGGGGAAGGGGAATTGACGATCCTGGAGCTTCTGGCCGCTCTATCCGGCAAAACGCCGGAAAAAATACCGCTGATCGACGGGTTAGCCTATCGGGAAAATGGAAAGATCAAATTTACCAGGCCCCGGGCGCAGATAAATGACCTGGATATCCTGCCGGCGCTGGATTTTTCTCTCTGGCCGACTGTCGCCAAAGACAGGTTGATCGAAAAGATCGGGATATCGTCAAGCCGCGGGTGTTACGCGCGCTGTTCTTTCTGTTTTAAGGCCATACCCGAAGTCCGCCAAATGACCCCGGAGAAATTCGGACAGGATATGGCCGCGTATGTGCGCAAATATGGGATAAAATACGCCTATATCAACGACCTTACCTTTGTCATCGGCAGGACGCGGACAGTAAAATTATGCGAGGAACTTAGGAAAACCGGGGTGCGCTGGGCTTGTTCCACCAGGGTGGAGAATATCGACGACGACCTGTTGAGGCTGATGAAGGACTGCGGCTGCGATGAAATATGGTACGGGATAGAATCGGTCGACCAAAAAGTACTTAACGCCAATTTCAAGAATATAACCGTGGAAAAGATCGAGCGGGCTGTGGAGATGACCAATAAGGCCGGGATCAAGGTCATGGCTAACTTTATTGTAGGACTGCTGGGAGAAACCGAGGAGTCTCTCGACCAGATGGTAAGGTTTATCGAGACCCAGGATATCATCCCATGCAGCATTAAATATCTGACCCCGTTCCCCGGGACCCCGGTTTATCAATACGCGCTTGAAAAGAAGCTTATCGTCGATGAAATAGAGTATTTCCGCGTTTTAGGCCAGCGTAAAGTCAATTGTGCCGAGGATACGATCGTTAATTGCACCAGCCTGGCCGAATCTAAGCTCAGAGAAGCATTTATGCGGATCCGACGCATCTCTTATGACCGTTACGGACCTCTGGATTGGGATAATGGATCACAAACAACTAAAAAAACAGTTTAAGAACCGGGCGAGGACATTCGACAGATCCGCGAGATGGGTCAAAGACCCGGGGCTTTTGGATATCCACCGCAAACTTGCCAAGATACTTCCCGGCGAAACCGTTCTTGAGGCATGCTGCGGTACGGGGATCGTTGGTGCGGACCTATGCAAAAGCGGCAACACGGCCATCGGTCTGGATCTGAGCCTGGATATGCTGGGATTTGCCGGTAAACGCCTGGATCATTGCGTCAACGCACAAACCGAGCATCTGCCTTTCGCCGATAATACGTTTGACGTCGCGGCCTGCCGCCAGGCAATGCATTTTCTGGATATGAAACGTTTTTTCTTTGAATTATTCCGGGTCGTAAAACCAGGCACAGGCAGGGTAATAATAAGCCAGATCGTCCCGTTCGGAGAAAAGGATAAGGCCTGGGTGCGCAGGATCCATCAAAAAAAACAGAATATGCTGCGCAATTTCGTCTGCGAGCAGGATATCCTGGACGGCTTGAAAAGGGCCGGGTTTAAAAAAATCGAGCGCCGCGAATATACCATTGAAGAGCCGATAAACCCGTGGCTGACCGACACATTTTTCCCGCCTAAAAAGATCGAAGAATTAAAGGGAATGTTTATCAACGCGCCTGCGCAATACAAGGAATTACACCGCGTCCGCTGCGTAAGAGGCGCGATCTACGAAACGATGCGCTGGATAATAGCTTTAGGGAGGAAATAAAAGATGCCCCGCGCCGGTTCATTTCTGATCTTGCTGGGAATAATATGTTTTTCCGCTAACGCGCACGCCGGGGATACCGCCGCCGTAATAAAGAGCGGGCAGTTCAAGGGGTATAATGTTCTGCTCGTTTCTTTTGACGCGCTGCAGGCCGGGCATGTCGGATGCCTTGGCTATAGCCGCAATACCACCCCGACCATAGATTCATTCGCCGGGGAAGGTTTTCTGTTCAAGAACGCCGTTTCCCAGGCTTCCTGGACCGTGCCGGCGACGATGAGCTACTTTACCTCGCTTTATCCGTCGCAACACCGTTGCGTAAACAAATATTCCGTATACACCGATAATGAAAAAATATTGACCAGCCTGAAAGACCTCTCCCCGGAAACCGTAACCCTGGCCGAGGTGTTAAAAAACAACGGCTACGCGACCGGGGGATTTACCGGCGATGCCGGGGTAAGCGGGCATTTCGGCTTCGGCCAGGGATTTGATACTTATTTCGACGGTCCTAAATTCGGAGGAATGGATACCAGTATCCCTGAAGCCCTTAAATGGCTGAGATCCAACCACAATAGAAAATTCTTTATTTTTCTGCACGGCTACGATTGCCACGGCCAATATGACCCGCCCAACGGCTTTACCCGGCGCTACCTTGATTTTAATTATACCGGACCGTTAAAAGGCGGCAAAGAAGAGCAGGGAAGGCTGCGCGAAGACAGCCTGAATAAGAACGCCATAAGCCTGACCGAGCAGGACGCCGGATTCTGGAGGTCGTTGTATGACGAAAAAATAAACGACGTCGATGAACGGTTCCGCCAGTTCATCGAAGCCCTGCGCAAAATGGGCGTTTTAGACAAAACCGTTATAATACTTGTTTCCGACCATGGCACGGAATTCTATGAGCATAAAAGGTTTGACCACGGGCATTCTCTTTACGATGAACTTATACGCGTGCCGCTTATCTTCCGGCTTCCGGGGATAAAAAAGAACGCCGTTATTCCCGACCAGGTGCGCGGCATCGATATAATGCCTACGGTTCTGGACCTGATCGGGATTAAAATTACCGGAAAAGTAAAAAACCAGGCCAAAGGCGTGAGCCTGAGGCCGCTGATGAACGGAGAGAAGCTGAAGCTGGACGCCTACAGCGAAACGGATTACCGGTTTTATACCAGCAAGCGCTCGATCCGCACAGCCGACGGCTGGAAATTAATTTACACTATGGAAACCGGAAAAAAAGAACTTTATAACCTGCAAACCGACCCCGCTGAAACGGTCAACCGTGTTGCTGACGAACAGAAAACCGCGTACGAGCTGGAACAAAAACTTTTTGCCTGGATGCGATCCATGGGGCAGGGGGAGAATTACCACGAAGACCTGTTAAGAAGCGTGCTGCGGATCAAAGAATATTGACGCCCTAAATGCCTGATTGCAGGAAGATATTATCACTTTTTTTGCTTTCATCCCTGATCCCCGTATTGCCGCTTTACGCGCAATCCCCGGTTGATCCCGCTTCCGGTTATAACCTGATATTCATCTGCCTGGATACCCTGCGCCCCGACCACCTGGGATGTTACGGCTACGGACGCAATACCAGCCCGCGTATCGACGCGATATCCGGCCAGGGGGTATTGTTCAAGAATGCCTTCGCCCAGTCTAACTTTACCCTGGCCAGCCACGCTTCTTTGTTCACCTCAAAATACGCTCATAGCCATAACGCCGACCGGATCGAGCGCCGGCTCGCGGATGAAGAAATAACCATAGCGGAGGTACTTAAAGCCAACGGCTATAAAACCGCGGCTTTTATACACAATGCGCAGCAATTCGACCCGAAATTCGGGCTTAACCAGGGTTTTGAGACATATGATTTCGCGGTAGAAGCCAACCGGCGTCCTTCGATAGAAAAAACGCTCCCTGCCTGCCTAAAATGGATAACCCGCCATAAAAACGAGAGATTTTTCGTTTTTCTGCATGCCAATGATATACACGAACCATATCATTGCCCGGATGAGGATTATTTCGACGAAGGATATCACGGCCGGCTGGATCAGGAGTATATGGCAACCTGGCCGCCGGGATTCCACACGCGCAATCTCAAACGGACCAAACAAGAGGCCCGGCATATAATCGCACACTATGACGCGGGGATCAGATACACGGACTCCTACGTTGGTAAATTCTTCGATCATTTAAAGGGGGCCGGGTTGCTGAATAAAACAATACTGGTGTTCTTTTCCGACCACGGCGAAATACTGGGTGAAAGAAAAAAGTTTTTCGGGCATGGATTAAGCCTGCATGACGAAGAAGTGCGCGCGGCTTTGTTGTTTTGCCTGCCTCAGGCAAAACAACAAACAGTCGAGGAACAGGCACAGTTGGTCGATATAAT from Candidatus Omnitrophota bacterium includes the following:
- a CDS encoding sulfatase-like hydrolase/transferase, whose protein sequence is MPDCRKILSLFLLSSLIPVLPLYAQSPVDPASGYNLIFICLDTLRPDHLGCYGYGRNTSPRIDAISGQGVLFKNAFAQSNFTLASHASLFTSKYAHSHNADRIERRLADEEITIAEVLKANGYKTAAFIHNAQQFDPKFGLNQGFETYDFAVEANRRPSIEKTLPACLKWITRHKNERFFVFLHANDIHEPYHCPDEDYFDEGYHGRLDQEYMATWPPGFHTRNLKRTKQEARHIIAHYDAGIRYTDSYVGKFFDHLKGAGLLNKTILVFFSDHGEILGERKKFFGHGLSLHDEEVRAALLFCLPQAKQQTVEEQAQLVDIMPTVLELLRIDTKGLGLEGKSLVKTFLPGSAIDEEINEYVYAGCLSGESEDNGLTDTQAMIRSRSWKLITHTWGFPADHKNIKSVQMHNGAIITAPFRNRIELYDLRKDPREINNLAGRGYADIENMLLSKLLELF
- a CDS encoding methyltransferase domain-containing protein, which codes for MDHKQLKKQFKNRARTFDRSARWVKDPGLLDIHRKLAKILPGETVLEACCGTGIVGADLCKSGNTAIGLDLSLDMLGFAGKRLDHCVNAQTEHLPFADNTFDVAACRQAMHFLDMKRFFFELFRVVKPGTGRVIISQIVPFGEKDKAWVRRIHQKKQNMLRNFVCEQDILDGLKRAGFKKIERREYTIEEPINPWLTDTFFPPKKIEELKGMFINAPAQYKELHRVRCVRGAIYETMRWIIALGRK
- a CDS encoding sulfatase-like hydrolase/transferase, translating into MPRAGSFLILLGIICFSANAHAGDTAAVIKSGQFKGYNVLLVSFDALQAGHVGCLGYSRNTTPTIDSFAGEGFLFKNAVSQASWTVPATMSYFTSLYPSQHRCVNKYSVYTDNEKILTSLKDLSPETVTLAEVLKNNGYATGGFTGDAGVSGHFGFGQGFDTYFDGPKFGGMDTSIPEALKWLRSNHNRKFFIFLHGYDCHGQYDPPNGFTRRYLDFNYTGPLKGGKEEQGRLREDSLNKNAISLTEQDAGFWRSLYDEKINDVDERFRQFIEALRKMGVLDKTVIILVSDHGTEFYEHKRFDHGHSLYDELIRVPLIFRLPGIKKNAVIPDQVRGIDIMPTVLDLIGIKITGKVKNQAKGVSLRPLMNGEKLKLDAYSETDYRFYTSKRSIRTADGWKLIYTMETGKKELYNLQTDPAETVNRVADEQKTAYELEQKLFAWMRSMGQGENYHEDLLRSVLRIKEY
- a CDS encoding B12-binding domain-containing radical SAM protein → MKKTSLSAVEESIKGASSSPLTADPKKPRFIIIVPPSPQIPTPGREFLLRTPIEGVTFIATVAKNAGFGVEIVDYRTTPVPPEELIAKSGDHAIFALTTFIDGYVFMEDFIRRVKKIDPGNIVILGGPFVSSTPELLMRALPADFAVLGEGELTILELLAALSGKTPEKIPLIDGLAYRENGKIKFTRPRAQINDLDILPALDFSLWPTVAKDRLIEKIGISSSRGCYARCSFCFKAIPEVRQMTPEKFGQDMAAYVRKYGIKYAYINDLTFVIGRTRTVKLCEELRKTGVRWACSTRVENIDDDLLRLMKDCGCDEIWYGIESVDQKVLNANFKNITVEKIERAVEMTNKAGIKVMANFIVGLLGETEESLDQMVRFIETQDIIPCSIKYLTPFPGTPVYQYALEKKLIVDEIEYFRVLGQRKVNCAEDTIVNCTSLAESKLREAFMRIRRISYDRYGPLDWDNGSQTTKKTV
- a CDS encoding B12-binding domain-containing radical SAM protein; this translates as MMDILQKIKEESIKPQKTDPNKPRFALIVPPSCFTVPEGWEFVLKQPFEGVSYIATVLFNAGFPVRIIDARFQDDPVKFAVDSVKDAAVVGMATYEDSFPFVHEACAKIKQKYPEKLIVLGGALVTSTPQVLIKNTAADIGVLGEGEETTRELLDAIAEGKPEDFEKIAGLCYKDNSGGIHFTEKRPQMADLESLPLMNLSLWPAVQKDKKVKEIFFSHSRGCYKNCSFCFRTTPQLSQKSIGKFQDELRELKKQYDFEFIYFVDLTFAIQKQRTLEICEVLKEFKVSWSCMSRVQNIDEEMLKAMKAAGCQIILYGFESLDQNILDNAHKGITPAQIRRMVKLTQDNGIQVGGLFIVGLPQETKESLRKVVDFIDETGSACRVKYLSAIPGTEIYRWALATGIIKDEVSHLRWLANERCDKDDEFINFTRLPDEVIRDTYMEINSKYIKGPRYTNEWF